The following is a genomic window from Bacillus sp. FJAT-52991.
GCTTTAAAAGAAGAGTATTCCACATCCAAATACAATCTCACCTCGTTATTCATTGCCCTTCAACTATTTGCAGAAGCTAAGGCTTCAGGAATTCAAACGATTGGATTTATCTCGCCTTATCGCGTACAAACCCAATTGATGAACGCTTGTTTAGCGGAGCTTTTTAGTGAGGAGTGGGCTAATCAATCATTCACCGCAGCCACTGTTCATAAATTTCAAGGATCTGAACGGGATATGATTATTTTTGATGCGGTAGATGCTCCTCCCCAATTGATTTCAGGGGGATTACTTAGAGGAGAAGAAAGTGAGAGATTAATGAATGTGGCGATGACACGAGCAAAAGGGAAGTTTATTTTGCTGGCGAATCAAGCCTTTTTCCAACAAACAATGGCTCCTCATGAAAAGCTGAGAAGGCTTATTCACTACCTTAAAGCGACAAAACAAACGTATAAGTCGGAGCAGTTATTTAATAAAAAAGATCAATTAAACAAAACGATTACCCATGTATTAAACAACGAAGAGTCACTTTGGTTAAAGGACATGATGAAGGCCAAAACGTCGATTGTTATTGGGATACCACCAAAGTCTAAACCGGATAAACGGTTCTGGAGCGTAATAAAGAAGCAGCAATCAAAGTGCTCAATAAAAATATTATGCAAACTAAAAAAAGTGCCTTTTTCTAATGTAGAGCTAGTAGCTGAAGCCGTTCCTTTTCCTTTTATAATGATTGATTCAAACATATTCTGGCTAGGAGCGCCTTTAAGTAAAGAGCACACTCTAAATGTTCGCTTACATTGTAAGCCATTTATTCATCACTTTTTAAAAGTTTTCAGCACGAAGAATAATCGCTCTGAGTTAAGAAATCTATTCCGATCAACAAAGGAACGACCCTTTATTTTAGCGAAAGAACAATCATTAAATGAGTATATCGATCTCTATACTCGTTGCCCAGTTTGCTCGAATAAACGGCATCTTCGAACGACGAAGAAGAAATATATAAGGGTAGAGTGTGGTCATTGTGAACAGGGAGAGTTTCTTTCTAAACCTATTTTGCAAGCTTATTTGCTAGAGGTTGGTGCAAAATGTACGACTTGTCGATCTTTGCTTCGTGCTGAGTGGACAGGGGAGAAAGTGGCTGCTATTTGTTCAGCGTGTGATCAAGAGATTCTTCCTTTTCAATTTATCCCGCATTAAGGGGCTGTAAGACCCCCACCTCAACATGGCAGAAGAAACACAGGCATGTAGGGGGATCAACAGCCCGTAAACGCCCGATTGGTTGTGGGGGATGAAGAGCCCCCCACTGATTGAAGTTTCACTTTATTGAGTAGTTGAAAGGCTGATAAGGAATATCACTATTTCCTTTATTTTGATATAAGAAAAACTTATCAATTCCAATTCAATTCTTGTTATTTACTTATGTAAATGATTGTATTATGATGAAATTGTGTGAAAAGTTTCGACCTTACATTAAACTTTTCTACCATTGTCTACATATTTAAGAAAAGAGGGGGAATCGGGATGACAAAAAATGATGTGTTTAATGCCCGTTCTAGTTTTGAACTTGATGGTAAGCGCTACAATTACTATCGTTTAGCTGCTTTAGAAGAAGCGGGTGTGGCGAAAGTTTCCCGCCTGCCATATTCTGTGAAAGTCCTTTTAGAATCTGTACTTCGCCAACATGATGGCTATGTAATTAAAAATGAGCATGTTGAAAATTTAGCGAACTGGGGTTCTGCTGATGTGAAAGATGCAGAAGTACCGTTTAAGCCTTCACGTGTTATTTTACAAGACTTTACGGGTGTTCCAGTGGTTGTTGACCTTGCTTCTTTGCGTAAAGCAATGGCAGATATGGGAGGCAATCCGGACGTGATTAACCCTGAAATCGGTGTGGATTTAGTTATTGACCACTCCGTTCAAGTTGATACTTATGGTACGTCTGAAGCATTAGATAAAAACATGGAGCTTGAGTTTGAGCGTAATGCGGAGCGTTATGAATTTTTAAGCTGGGCTCAAAAAGCATTCGATAACTATCGTGCCGTTCCACCGGCAACAGGAATCGTTCACCAAGTAAACCTTGAATATTTAGCGAACGTTGTTCATGCGGTAGAGACAGCGAATGGTGAATTTGAAACGTATCCAGATACGCTAGTAGGAACTGACTCCCATACAACGATGATCAACGGTATCGGTGTTCTTGGTTGGGGTGTTGGTGGAATTGAAGCGGAAGCAGGAATGCTTGGCCAGCCTTCATATTTCCCAATTCCTGAAGTAATTGGAGTGAAATTAACAGGCGATCTTCCGAATGGAGCAACTGCTACAGACTTAGCGCTTAAAGTGACTCAAGTCCTTCGTCAAAAAGGAGTAGTTGGTAAATTCGTTGAATTCTTCGGCCCTGGAGTTTCTCAACTTCCATTAGCTGACCGTGCGACAATTGCTAACATGGCACCAGAATACGGAGCGACTTGTGGTTTCTTCCCAGTTGACTCTGAATCATTAGACTATATGCGTCTAACAGGTCGCGAAGAAAGTCGCATTAAAGTAGTAGAGCAGTATTTGAAAGAAAACGGTATGTTCTTCACAGCTGATAACGAAGAACCTGTTTACACGGATGTTGTGGAATTGAACCTTGCTGAAATTGAGCCAAACTTATCTGGTCCTAAACGTCCACAAGACTTAATCCCATTATCTAGCATGCAAAAGTCATTCCAAGAAGCTGTAAGTGGTCCAGCTGGAAATCACGGTTTCGGATTATCTGCAGATGAATTGGATAAACAAGCAACAGTAAAATTTGCTGATGGTGAAGAAGTTGAAATGAAAACAGGTGCGGTAGCGATTGCGGCGATCACATCTTGTACAAATACATCGAATCCTTACGTATTGCTTGCTGCTGGCTTAGTAGCGAAAAAAGCAGTTGAATTAGGTCTTGAAGTGCCTAAATACGTAAAAACATCTTTAGCTCCTGGTTCTAAAGTTGTAACTGGTTATTTACGTGATGCTGGACTATTAGGATACATGGAAGAAATCGGCTTCAACCTAGTTGGTTACGGTTGTACAACATGTATCGGTAACTCAGGTCCGTTGAAAGATGAAATCGAAAAAGCCATTTCTGATTCTGATCTTTTAGTGACATCTGTTCTTTCAGGTAACCGTAACTTTGAAGGTCGTATTCACCCACTAGTAAAAGCGAACTACTTGGCTTCTCCGCCATTAGTTGTTGCTTATGCATTAGCTGGAACAGTGAATATTGACTTTGCTAAAGATCCGATTGGAAAAGATAAAGACGGCAATGATGTCTTCTTTAAAGATATCTGGCCTGAAACTGCAGAAGTGAAGGAAGTTGTTCAACGTGCAGTCACTCCTGAGGTATTCCGCAAAGAGTATGAGCGCGTATTCGACAGCAATCCTAGCTGGAATAAAATTCAAACAAGCAACGAAGCTTTATACAGCTGGAATGAAGATTCAACATACATTCAAAATCCTCCATTCTTTGAAGGATTGTCTGCTACACCTGAAAAAATTCAACCACTTGCAGGTTTACGTGTGATGGGTAAATTTGGTGATTCTGTCACAACGGACCATATCTCTCCTGCTGGTGCTATTGGTAAAGATACACCTGCTGGTAAATACTTGCGTTCAAAAGGTGTAGAACCTCGTGACTTTAACTCTTACGGTTCTCGTCGTGGAAACCACGAAGTCATGATGCGCGGTACATTCGCTAACATCCGTATTCGTAACCAAGTGGCACCAGGTACAGAAGGTGGATTCACTACGTACTGGCCTACTGATGAGATCATGCCAATTTATGATGCTTGCATGAAGTATCAAGAGGACGGTACAGGTCTTGCTGTTTTAGCTGGTAAAGATTACGGAATGGGTTCTTCTCGTGACTGGGCAGCAAAAGGTACGAACCTTCTGGGCGTGAAAACAGTTATCGCAGAAAGCTATGAGCGTATTCACCGTTCAAACTTAGTGATGATGGGCGTGCTTCCACTTCAATTTAAAGCAGGCGAAAACGCTGAAACTTTAGGCTTAACAGGTAAAGAAGTGATTGAAGTGAACTTAACAGATGATGTTAAACCACGTGATATCGTTACTGTTACAGCGACAGATGAAGAAGGCAACAAGAAAGAATTCCAAGCACTTGTTCGCTTTGATTCAGATGTAGAGGTAGATTACTACCGTCACGGAGGCATTTTACAAATGGTTCTTCGCGGTAAATTACAAGATATTAATGCATAATCGTGCATAGTGAAACAAGAGATCAGTATCTAGACTGGTCTCTTGTTTTTGCATAGATTAATCATTTGTTAAAGTTATTTGAAAATTCCGTATAAAATCTTGTTTTTTAGGTTAAAATGCTCATAATAAGACTTGGAAGGAGGTGCGCCGTTTATGAGAAAGACACGAAAAATGACGTTTGCTGACTTAGTGAAAGAAAACAAACGTGAATTGTTGAGCAATCCAGTAGCGATGAAAGCTATTGAAGACAGATTAGAAGAAAAACATGAACGAAAATTATTGTCGTCAGCCAAATAACAACATATAAAACCGAGTGATTTTGTTACATACATAAAAACAACCAGGCTGCTCCACAAATGTCTAGTGATTCTGAGGAATTGACTAGCTGATTATACAGGGGCAGTCTTTGTATTGGGATTGATTCGATCCATTCTTTTTACTTTTTCATCATTCTTGTGTATCTTCAACATTCTTTATTTTGTCTAAGTACTCAGATATACTGAGAAGGAAGGGTTGTTTATCCCGCATTAACGGGCTGTAAGACCCCCACCTCAACATGGCAGAAGAAGCGCGGCATGTAGGTGGGGGATCAACAGCCTGAATCCAGCTACGGGCGTTAGAGGCTCGAGGTCACAAGTCAAATCGCTGATGAGGCAAAGAACGCCTCTTCAGCGATTCGCCTTGTGCTTGTCGCCTCTGAACGAACGCCCTCCGCTTTTTAAAGTAAACGCCCGATCTGTTTAACTAACAATCAGTCGGGGATGGAGAAAACCCCTACTGATTGAAGTTTCACTTTATAGCTTCCAAAAAAAGAGAAAAGGGAGAAAATTAGATGTTGATATCCAAAAAAGAAATACAAGTACGCTATGCAGAAACGGATGCGATGCAAGTCGTGTATCATGGCCAATATGTCGTCTGGTTCGAACTTGGGCGTACACAGTTAATTGAAGATTTAGGGTTTAATTATGCAGAAATGGAAAAAGAGGGGTATGTGTCTCCGGTTCTTGATATTCAGCTTTCATATAAAAAACCTTTTAAATATGGGGATTACGCATGGGTGTATACATGGATCGAAGAATATTCAGGAGTTCGTACAACTTATGGATATGAAATTAGAAATGCTAAAGATGAAGTGTGTGTGACTGGAAAGAGTGTACATACTGTCGTCAAAAAAGATACATTTAGACCTATTTCGATGAAGAAAGTTTTTCCTGATTGGCATCAAGCTTATGAGGCTAATCATAAAAAGAATATGTGTGGAATGGAGAAATAATGGCATTTGGAATAAAAAGAAAGGACGTATTAGAGTGGAAACGAGCGATTGATCGGGGAGAGCTAGCGTTTTTAACCCACTATTGGCTAGATGATCGTTTTCCGCATTGTAAAACAGTCACCAAAGTGGGCTGTCGTAATTTGAATCAATTAGCTCAGTGGGGGGAGCAATATGGACTTCCAAAAGAGTGGATTGATGACCGGAAAGCGGATTATCCTCATTATGATCTATTGGGAGAACGTCAAAAAATAATATTAGAAAAAGAAGGACTGCAGCATCATATTACTAAATTTCAATTATAAAGCGAAAAGGAGAAACATATCCTTTTCGCTTCTTTTCATTCAGGCTTCACGTATTTGTATTCGGGTTCATCTAATTTTTCGTTGTAATGTACATGCAAGTCATGCCCGTCAAAAAACCAAAGATCTTTTTGTTCGATGAAAAAGATAACATCGTCATATTCCTGCATTGCTCCAACTTCTATTGGCTCTTCTTTTGTCAGACCCAACGAAAAACTATCGTGAAGCGGACTTGACCCTCCATACCGAGCGAAGAATCGAACGAATTCTCCTGATTTCACTTCCACTTCCTGTTTAAACCAAGATAGGGCTTGTGGATGGATAAAGATGTTCATAGTAATTTCACCTCAAGTTTTAGTTTACCATTTTGAGAAGACAATTGATAATTTGTATACCCTGCTTTCAATCGTTATTTTATAGTTATAAAGTCACGTTTTGAAAATTATAAATAATACGATGGACACATAAAACGTTATGAATAATAATAAGATAAGGAGGTGTGTCATGGTAAAAACGATCAAGAAAAGTGCAAAGACAGTAGATGAAGCCATCCAATTAGCGTTAGATGAATTAGAGGTATCGAGAGAGCAAATAACAGTTGAAGTGTTGCAACACCCTACTTCTAAATTATGGGGATTAAAGCAAAAACAAGCCATAGTCAATGTAAAGGTACGAGAAGAAACACAGGTACAGGAAGACAAACCATTACAAAGATCTTTAGCTGGCATTGAAAATGAACAATTTATTATTCATTCTTCAGGGCCTGAAGGTATCATGCTCGTTCCTCACCCGAAACTGCAAGTATATATAAATGATCAAATGATTGAGAGTGAAACGACGGTTTCGTTAACAGATCAAGTAATGATTAAGCCTATTGTTGAAAAAAAGGATCCTTTTTACAAGTTTACAATCGATGACGACAAAATGAAAGCGAGTATACATATAGAGCCCGGAGAACAAATCATCTATAAGGTCTGTGATCATCAACCAAGTCCGAGGCTTCGCTTATCAGTTCGGGAGGAGATCAGCTACTTTAATGGGTTAACTAAAGAGGGGATCGTTCATGAATTAGATCGTCAAGGAATTACGTTCGGTATGAATGAAGAAAACATATTGTATGCGACGGATGTACTAGCCGAAGAGGAGATGATACTAGCAACAGGAACGAGACCGACAGAGGGAAACGACGGTCAAGTGGATTTTTATGTTGATTATAAAATTGGTATGACCCCTCCCGAAATTGATCAGTTTGGGAAAGTCGACTTTCGTGAGACGCGAATGATTCCACAAGTTAGGGTTGATCAGCATATAGCTACGATCCTTTCACCCGAGCCAGGGACACCCGGGATGGATGTGAAAGGAAATGAGGTACAGCCTAAACCTGTGAAAGAAGTATCTGTCCGTCTTGGTAATGGAATATATCAGAAAGGTCAAGATATTTACACTTCCATGTCTGGACGATTACATGTAGAAGTGAGAGGAACGACTGTTAAAATGGAAGTGCTAAGTCGTCTGATACATGAAGGAGATGTCGATATTTCCACTGGAAATGTGCGTTTTCAAGGAGATGTTGAAATTAGTGGGAAAATTCAAGAGAAAATGAAGGTGGAAGCAGAAGGAGATATTGAGGTGCGAGGGCAAGTGTCCGGTGCTTCTCTTTTCGCTAATAAATCAACGATTATTGAAAAGAATGTGTTTGCGGCGGTTGTAAACTCAGGAAACACGCACCTTATGGCGGATAACTTGTTACAACAGCTTGAAGAAGTTGTTAAGCAGTTAATAAATTTTGATAACGCGTTACAAACAGTTTTGCTAAGACTTAAGCAAGTCTCTAAAGAGGTGAGCGAAGTAGCCATCTATCAAGCCACTCAATTATTAATCGATAATAATTTTAAACAGCTACCTATAATCATTAAAGAGTTTGTTCGGGAGGCTTCGCAGCATCAAGCCGCACTTCCGAAAGAGTGGATTCAGTTTGCCAATCAATTGTACCTTACTTTTATGACGAAAAATAGTAAGAACATGTCCCCTCATAGAATGAAACAATTGATGAACGAAGCGGAACATTTACTTCACTATTACTCTACACCGGCAGATAATGATGTGTTTATTTCCATTCCTTATGCGATCAACAGCCAAGTATCTTGCAGTGGAAATATTATCATTTGGGGGCAAGGTGTATATAATTCCACATTAAAGTCTGGTGGAGAGATAAATATTACTGGTTATATTAAAGGGGGAAGCGTTGAAGCTGAAAATATCGTTCGGGCAAAGGAAGCAGGCTCTGAGTCAGGTGCGCCTACGGTTATCAAGGTTTCTGAAAAAGGTCGGATTATTTTAGACATTGCTCATATTGATACAGTTATCCAAATAGGGAAGAAAAAGCATACATTTTTAAAGAAGACTAGTCTAGTCGATGCTCGTTTAGATGAAGAAGGCGAGCTGAAGGTAGGCCCGAACTATTAAAAAAGACTGTACCAAAAGCATCTGTTGCCTACTTTTGGTACAGTCTATTCATGTTATCCCGCATTAACGGCCTGTAAGATCCCCACCTCAACATGGCAGAAGGGGGATCAACAGCCCGTAAACGCCCGATCGGTTTAACTAACAATCAGTGGGGGATGAAGAAAACCCCCGCTGATTGAAGTTTCACTTTATTGCTACATCCATTTAATTTTAGGTTCAGTTTTATTAATGATTCGTTTAATATTAGCGCGATGTCTGAAAATAACAAAAAATGCAAGTGTTGCAACCACGACGATAAGTAATAGGTTCCCTAGAACAATGGAATAAATGATGGCTGTAACCGCTACAATAATTGATGATAACGAGACATACTTTGAAAAATATAAAGTAATAAAAAAAGAAACCAGTAACACTAAAAACATCACAGGCTGAAGGGCAAGCAGAACTCCCCCCGACGTAGCAACAGCTTTTCCACCTCTAAATCCCGCAAAAATAGGGAACATATGCCCAATGACGGCAATAGTACCTGCAATAAGAGGGTCTAATGTAGAATCTAGCCATAAGGGCAACAATGTAGCAACAGTTCCTTTTAAAATATCTGCGAAAGTGACAATCAGCCCAGCTTTTACACCCAATGTACGAAAGGAATTTGTCGCACCTAGGTTTCCACTTCCATGTTCCCGGATATCGATTCCAAAAAAACGTTTGCCGATAATTAATCCTGATGGGATGGAACCAAGCAGGTAAGATAGTATAATAATCATTCCGGTAAGCATAGATCTACCCCTTTTAAATACTTATCATGATAAAAAGTAACACATATGCTTTTTATTTTACCATGCATAGAAGCAGAATAGGAGAATTTTTCATTGCTTGATTGAAAAATATGGCGTACTCTTAATAATTAAATAGGCGGTTACTGTTAATTTTTTGAGAAATAGGTGGAATGATGAAATTATTAGTTAGTGGATTACAATGGGCATCTTTTATGTTGGCTAGCTCCCTTGTCGCACCAATCGCCATTGCCGGGTTATTCGGCTTTTCTGAAGTAGACACGGCAATGTTTGTACAAAGAACGATGTTTGTATTAGGAGTTTCGGGATTAATTCAAGCGTTATTTGGGCATCGCTTGCCGATTAGTGAAGGGCCTGCTGGACTTTGGTGGGGTGTGTTTGCCATTTATGCCGGCTTTGCAGGAACGATTTACGCTTCTGATACAGAGGCGTTGCGAAGCTTAGAGGGCGGCATGATCGTCTCAGGTATTTTCTTTATTGTGCTGGCAGCATTCGGTCTTTTAAATCGACTGGCGACTTTATTTACACCAACGGTCACTTTTGTGTATTTGCTTCTGCTCATTTTGCAATTAAGTGGTTCTTTTATGAAGGGTATGCTTGGCTTGCCGAATGAAGCAGGTACTGTTCAGCCGATGATGATGCTAGGAAGTTTTATCACGCTTTTGCTTGCTTATTATTTTTCCGCCCATCGACTCAATTGGATACGCCAGTACTCCGTCATTATTTCTTTCGCTTGTGGTTGGCTGATTTTCATTATACTTGGGCAAGCTCCTGCGATCACAGATCATGGACAAGGGTGGATTCAACTCCCGCATCTTTTTGTTTTTGGTCCACCTTTATTTGATTCAGGAACGATTGTGACCGCGATGTTTATTACCTTATTATTGACGGCAAATATGCTTGCTTCAATTAGGGTAATGGAAGAAGTAATAAAGCAAGTAACGGGCTCCAAACCAAAAGGAAGCTATCGTAGGGCAGGCTTGGCAGCTGGAGTTAATCAAATCCTTGGAGGAGGTTTTTCGGCCATAGGATCGGTTCCGATTTCAGGAGCGGCGGGCTTTGTTGCTCAAACGAGAAATGCGTCGATTCAGTCATTTTTAGTTGGTTCGTTATTGATAGCTGTATTAAGTATTTGTCCACCAGCTATGAATATCCTTGCTGCTTTACCAGCACCGGTTGGTTATGCGGTTACCTTCGTTATTTTTTCGAAAATGGCTGGATTTGCCTTTGCTGAACTAGATAAGGAAAAAAATAAAGAGCAGTCGCGAATGATCAGTGGCATTGCCTTATTGACCGGTGTAGGGGCCATGTTCGTTCCCGCTGCTGCATTTACTGAGTTTCCTGTAGCGGTGACGTCCATTTTAAATAACGGTCTAATTTTCGGGACGCTCACTGCTATAGCTATTGAACAATGGTTAATCTTTTTTCATAGAAAAAAATCTAAAGCAGGAAACTACTAAAGAAAGAACGAAGTATGTCCTTATGAAGGAGGAGATCAAATGATTGAAAATCCATCAAGAGAAGAAACAGGAAAGTTATTGAAGCAAGCAAAAACAATTGCCGTAGTGGGGTTGAGCGACAACCCTGAAAGAACAAGCTACATGGTATCTGAAGCGATGCAAAAGGCAGGCTATAAAATCATTCCTGTCAATCCAAGTGTAGATACCGTACTCGGTGAAAAAGCGGTCAGCTCACTGAAGGATATTACTGAAAAAGTTGATATCGTCAATGTGTTCCGCCGCTCAGAATTTCTCTTTGACATCGCGAAAGAATTTGTTGAAATCGACTGCGATATCTTCTGGGCCCAATTAGGGGTTGAAGATGAAGCGACGTATAACTTTCTGAAGGGAAAAGGGAAAACGGTGATTATGAACCGTTGTATAAAGGTGGAGCACAGTCTAAGCCCACAAAATTAATGTTGTGGGCGTCGTTGCCTCCACGCGGCTTTCTAGCTGGAGCGGCTTTAATCGGAACATCGATCACGATGCCGTTTATATGCAAGTGAAGAACGATCTGATCAGGATACAGGGTCGCCTTTGGAAAAAGGCGGCCCATGATCTTCACCTTGTCAATCGGAGTCAATTCATCATCATAAAATCGGATCGTTGATAAATACTCATATACATATTCCGTATTTAATTCTTCTTTTTCCAGAAGCTCATACTTTTTCATAAGACCAGTTAACGTTTCGGTCAGATGAACAATTTCCCCATCAATACCTTTCCTCTTTTTAGAAAGTTCGTCTTTCGTTATATCACCATCCAAATATAAATCAAGCAGTCTCTCTAATTTCGTTTCCAGCTTTGTTAACGCCTTCTTATTACGGTCTATTTGCTTTTTTAAAAGCTTCATTTCCTTTTCGTTACTTTCTATGTTCAAATACCTATTCGCCATCTTATCACCGGACAGGATGCTTTTAAGGGCTGTTTCGATTCCTTTTTCAATCCGATCCGTATTAAAATACTTTCGATATTCACTACACACCGGAGGACGTTCGCGCTTTTGATGTTCAATATAAAATCTAGGTTTATTTTTAGTACCTTTTTGAAGCACAGAAAGAGTGTTTCCGCAGATCGCGCAGCGGATGTGAGTCCGGCGAAGTATATGGACTTTTGTAAGTTGATTTTCTCTAACTCGATACTTTTCTTGACGTTGCTTTCTTTCCTCTTGGATCAATTGATAAGTGTAGAGCTTCATGGACATCTTCGACTGTTATCGTTTCACCAGTAGCAAATGTCTTTTCAATGACTCCGTGATAAAATTTTGAGGACAAACGCTTTCTTACTAAGTCCTCAGTCCAAGCTTTACCTGAAGGAGTTTTTGACACTTCGGTTAGTTTACGAGCGATTGGGCGACAGCCAAGCTGTTTATTTAAGTATAAATCATCGGTCATCGGTATGATCCACGACCATTCTGGCAGTACTTCATATTTTCCGGTCACACTGTTATGACGATATTCGAATGGAGCGCTGCCCCAGCCTAATCCTTCTCTCAATTTTTGTTTCTTTCCCCACATCATGCGCCGGACAATGCTGCGCTTTTCACGCTTAGCAATCAGGTTCTTGATATCTGAAATAAACTCATCATCTTCATTTTTCAAATCTGTGATAGAACCAGGCTCTGCAATTTTCACATTATTATCACGCAGCACACCTTTTAGAAACTCCCATTCAAGTGTATCAAGCCTTGAGAGACGGTCTTGATCAATGACTAATACAATATCAGTCAAACCTTCTTCCACAGCGTCCATGAGGGCA
Proteins encoded in this region:
- a CDS encoding thioesterase family protein codes for the protein MLISKKEIQVRYAETDAMQVVYHGQYVVWFELGRTQLIEDLGFNYAEMEKEGYVSPVLDIQLSYKKPFKYGDYAWVYTWIEEYSGVRTTYGYEIRNAKDEVCVTGKSVHTVVKKDTFRPISMKKVFPDWHQAYEANHKKNMCGMEK
- a CDS encoding recombinase family protein translates to MTIRVIIYIRVSTKMQEDRYSLAAQREELRQYAESQGWEIVNELKDVDSGGKLDKVGLNALMDAVEEGLTDIVLVIDQDRLSRLDTLEWEFLKGVLRDNNVKIAEPGSITDLKNEDDEFISDIKNLIAKREKRSIVRRMMWGKKQKLREGLGWGSAPFEYRHNSVTGKYEVLPEWSWIIPMTDDLYLNKQLGCRPIARKLTEVSKTPSGKAWTEDLVRKRLSSKFYHGVIEKTFATGETITVEDVHEALHLSIDPRGKKATSRKVSS
- the plsY gene encoding glycerol-3-phosphate 1-O-acyltransferase PlsY codes for the protein MLTGMIIILSYLLGSIPSGLIIGKRFFGIDIREHGSGNLGATNSFRTLGVKAGLIVTFADILKGTVATLLPLWLDSTLDPLIAGTIAVIGHMFPIFAGFRGGKAVATSGGVLLALQPVMFLVLLVSFFITLYFSKYVSLSSIIVAVTAIIYSIVLGNLLLIVVVATLAFFVIFRHRANIKRIINKTEPKIKWM
- a CDS encoding purine/pyrimidine permease; translation: MMKLLVSGLQWASFMLASSLVAPIAIAGLFGFSEVDTAMFVQRTMFVLGVSGLIQALFGHRLPISEGPAGLWWGVFAIYAGFAGTIYASDTEALRSLEGGMIVSGIFFIVLAAFGLLNRLATLFTPTVTFVYLLLLILQLSGSFMKGMLGLPNEAGTVQPMMMLGSFITLLLAYYFSAHRLNWIRQYSVIISFACGWLIFIILGQAPAITDHGQGWIQLPHLFVFGPPLFDSGTIVTAMFITLLLTANMLASIRVMEEVIKQVTGSKPKGSYRRAGLAAGVNQILGGGFSAIGSVPISGAAGFVAQTRNASIQSFLVGSLLIAVLSICPPAMNILAALPAPVGYAVTFVIFSKMAGFAFAELDKEKNKEQSRMISGIALLTGVGAMFVPAAAFTEFPVAVTSILNNGLIFGTLTAIAIEQWLIFFHRKKSKAGNY
- a CDS encoding FapA family protein: MVKTIKKSAKTVDEAIQLALDELEVSREQITVEVLQHPTSKLWGLKQKQAIVNVKVREETQVQEDKPLQRSLAGIENEQFIIHSSGPEGIMLVPHPKLQVYINDQMIESETTVSLTDQVMIKPIVEKKDPFYKFTIDDDKMKASIHIEPGEQIIYKVCDHQPSPRLRLSVREEISYFNGLTKEGIVHELDRQGITFGMNEENILYATDVLAEEEMILATGTRPTEGNDGQVDFYVDYKIGMTPPEIDQFGKVDFRETRMIPQVRVDQHIATILSPEPGTPGMDVKGNEVQPKPVKEVSVRLGNGIYQKGQDIYTSMSGRLHVEVRGTTVKMEVLSRLIHEGDVDISTGNVRFQGDVEISGKIQEKMKVEAEGDIEVRGQVSGASLFANKSTIIEKNVFAAVVNSGNTHLMADNLLQQLEEVVKQLINFDNALQTVLLRLKQVSKEVSEVAIYQATQLLIDNNFKQLPIIIKEFVREASQHQAALPKEWIQFANQLYLTFMTKNSKNMSPHRMKQLMNEAEHLLHYYSTPADNDVFISIPYAINSQVSCSGNIIIWGQGVYNSTLKSGGEINITGYIKGGSVEAENIVRAKEAGSESGAPTVIKVSEKGRIILDIAHIDTVIQIGKKKHTFLKKTSLVDARLDEEGELKVGPNY
- a CDS encoding HesB/YadR/YfhF family protein, coding for MNIFIHPQALSWFKQEVEVKSGEFVRFFARYGGSSPLHDSFSLGLTKEEPIEVGAMQEYDDVIFFIEQKDLWFFDGHDLHVHYNEKLDEPEYKYVKPE
- a CDS encoding CoA-binding protein, with amino-acid sequence MIENPSREETGKLLKQAKTIAVVGLSDNPERTSYMVSEAMQKAGYKIIPVNPSVDTVLGEKAVSSLKDITEKVDIVNVFRRSEFLFDIAKEFVEIDCDIFWAQLGVEDEATYNFLKGKGKTVIMNRCIKVEHSLSPQN
- the acnA gene encoding aconitate hydratase AcnA, whose product is MTKNDVFNARSSFELDGKRYNYYRLAALEEAGVAKVSRLPYSVKVLLESVLRQHDGYVIKNEHVENLANWGSADVKDAEVPFKPSRVILQDFTGVPVVVDLASLRKAMADMGGNPDVINPEIGVDLVIDHSVQVDTYGTSEALDKNMELEFERNAERYEFLSWAQKAFDNYRAVPPATGIVHQVNLEYLANVVHAVETANGEFETYPDTLVGTDSHTTMINGIGVLGWGVGGIEAEAGMLGQPSYFPIPEVIGVKLTGDLPNGATATDLALKVTQVLRQKGVVGKFVEFFGPGVSQLPLADRATIANMAPEYGATCGFFPVDSESLDYMRLTGREESRIKVVEQYLKENGMFFTADNEEPVYTDVVELNLAEIEPNLSGPKRPQDLIPLSSMQKSFQEAVSGPAGNHGFGLSADELDKQATVKFADGEEVEMKTGAVAIAAITSCTNTSNPYVLLAAGLVAKKAVELGLEVPKYVKTSLAPGSKVVTGYLRDAGLLGYMEEIGFNLVGYGCTTCIGNSGPLKDEIEKAISDSDLLVTSVLSGNRNFEGRIHPLVKANYLASPPLVVAYALAGTVNIDFAKDPIGKDKDGNDVFFKDIWPETAEVKEVVQRAVTPEVFRKEYERVFDSNPSWNKIQTSNEALYSWNEDSTYIQNPPFFEGLSATPEKIQPLAGLRVMGKFGDSVTTDHISPAGAIGKDTPAGKYLRSKGVEPRDFNSYGSRRGNHEVMMRGTFANIRIRNQVAPGTEGGFTTYWPTDEIMPIYDACMKYQEDGTGLAVLAGKDYGMGSSRDWAAKGTNLLGVKTVIAESYERIHRSNLVMMGVLPLQFKAGENAETLGLTGKEVIEVNLTDDVKPRDIVTVTATDEEGNKKEFQALVRFDSDVEVDYYRHGGILQMVLRGKLQDINA
- a CDS encoding FbpB family small basic protein; this encodes MRKTRKMTFADLVKENKRELLSNPVAMKAIEDRLEEKHERKLLSSAK